Proteins encoded together in one Anaerobaca lacustris window:
- a CDS encoding prenyltransferase/squalene oxidase repeat-containing protein — protein sequence MMRVDQEALNQTVMALRERLLGLRNAEGHWVGHLSSSALSTATAVFALAQVDAARHRTLIDRGLNWLCENQNDDGGWGDTIQSPSNLSTTLLCYSALAVAEGGNLKSEGLGDGLPERAIPKRRLRLPGALEKTEVWLRREVGSFEPEALAGAVIGRYGKDRTFSVPILTMCALAGRLGAGSQVWRRVKPLPFELAVLPHRLYKWLRLPVVSYALPALIAIGQARYAHRRPRCPVSWLVRHLARRRSLDVLTTLQPTNGGFLEAAPLTSFVVMSLASCGQADHPVVSKGVEFLLASIRDDGSWPIDTNLAIWGTTLSIAALAAWAEAHPTLPATERRRLIDWLLACQHTRVHPYTQAAPGGWAWTNLPGAVPDADDTAGALLALHHLGVRNEVVSKAVTAGIGWLLDLQNRDGGIPTFCRGWTKLPFDRSAPDITAHALGAMGAWLNELPASLRQRTDAGMVRAMDYLKAAQHEDGSWAPLWFGNQSAPNKENPVYGTSRVLTHLSRVPAARRERVASECERALHWLMGAQNADGGWGGAASVASSIEETALAVDALAECLHRRAIPGPATVHATHRGADWLICHTERGTSVPASPIGLYFAQLWYYEELYPLVFALSALGKVQRLPGA from the coding sequence AGCGAGGCATCGAACGCTGATCGACCGGGGCCTGAACTGGCTCTGCGAGAACCAGAACGACGATGGCGGATGGGGCGACACCATCCAGAGTCCGAGCAATCTCAGCACGACACTGCTATGCTATTCAGCGTTGGCCGTTGCAGAGGGTGGCAACCTCAAGTCCGAAGGACTTGGGGATGGTTTGCCCGAACGGGCCATCCCCAAGCGGCGCCTGAGGTTGCCGGGCGCCCTTGAGAAGACAGAGGTGTGGCTTCGTCGCGAAGTCGGCTCGTTCGAACCGGAAGCCTTAGCCGGGGCGGTGATCGGGCGATATGGCAAGGACCGCACGTTCTCGGTTCCGATTCTGACGATGTGCGCGCTGGCGGGGCGGCTGGGCGCCGGATCACAGGTGTGGCGCCGCGTCAAGCCGCTGCCCTTTGAGCTGGCGGTCCTGCCGCACCGGCTGTACAAGTGGTTGCGGCTGCCCGTGGTCAGCTACGCATTGCCCGCTCTGATTGCCATTGGGCAGGCCCGCTATGCCCATCGCAGGCCCCGTTGTCCGGTGTCGTGGCTCGTTCGCCATCTGGCGAGAAGGCGAAGCCTCGATGTGCTGACGACGCTCCAGCCGACCAACGGTGGCTTCCTTGAAGCGGCTCCGTTGACCTCGTTCGTCGTGATGAGCCTGGCCTCCTGCGGGCAGGCCGACCACCCAGTCGTCTCCAAAGGGGTCGAGTTCCTTCTCGCCTCAATCCGCGACGACGGCAGTTGGCCGATCGACACGAACCTTGCGATCTGGGGCACGACGCTCTCGATCGCCGCTCTGGCCGCATGGGCTGAAGCCCATCCTACATTGCCGGCAACCGAGCGCCGACGGCTGATCGATTGGCTGTTGGCCTGCCAGCACACGCGTGTGCATCCCTACACGCAGGCGGCGCCCGGAGGCTGGGCGTGGACGAATCTGCCCGGGGCGGTCCCCGATGCCGACGACACCGCCGGTGCACTGCTCGCATTGCACCACCTCGGCGTCCGGAACGAAGTGGTCTCGAAAGCTGTCACGGCGGGAATCGGATGGCTGCTCGATCTTCAGAACCGCGACGGGGGGATACCGACGTTCTGCCGCGGTTGGACGAAGTTGCCCTTTGACCGAAGCGCGCCGGACATCACCGCTCATGCGCTCGGTGCGATGGGAGCCTGGCTGAACGAACTGCCGGCCAGCCTGAGGCAGCGAACGGACGCCGGGATGGTCCGAGCGATGGACTATCTCAAGGCGGCCCAGCATGAGGACGGTTCGTGGGCGCCGCTGTGGTTCGGCAATCAATCGGCGCCGAACAAGGAGAATCCCGTTTACGGCACGAGCCGGGTGCTGACTCACCTGTCGCGCGTTCCGGCCGCTCGCAGAGAGCGAGTGGCTAGTGAGTGCGAGCGGGCCCTGCACTGGCTCATGGGGGCGCAGAACGCCGATGGAGGCTGGGGTGGTGCGGCCTCCGTCGCGTCGTCTATTGAGGAGACCGCATTGGCTGTCGATGCACTGGCCGAGTGTCTACACCGGAGAGCGATACCGGGGCCTGCGACGGTCCACGCGACGCATCGCGGCGCCGACTGGCTCATCTGCCATACCGAGCGGGGCACATCGGTTCCGGCCTCACCGATCGGGTTGTACTTCGCGCAGCTCTGGTATTACGAGGAACTCTATCCTCTGGTCTTCGCCCTGTCGGCGCTTGGCAAGGTCCAGCGACTGCCAGGTGCCTGA
- a CDS encoding HU family DNA-binding protein yields MAKTTAAKAPAKPMSKSEVVVGIAETTGLTKKQVNSVFEAMAGQIKKSLSSRGPGAYTIPGLMKLVVVRKPATKARKGVNPFTGEETTFKAKPARNVVKIRPLKNLKDMV; encoded by the coding sequence ATGGCGAAGACAACAGCAGCGAAAGCACCTGCCAAACCCATGAGCAAGAGTGAGGTCGTCGTGGGGATCGCCGAGACGACCGGGCTGACCAAGAAGCAGGTGAACTCCGTGTTCGAGGCGATGGCCGGTCAGATCAAGAAGAGCCTCTCCAGCCGCGGGCCGGGCGCCTACACGATCCCGGGCCTGATGAAGCTGGTGGTCGTGCGAAAGCCCGCAACCAAGGCCCGCAAGGGTGTCAATCCCTTCACCGGCGAAGAAACCACGTTCAAAGCCAAACCCGCAAGGAATGTGGTAAAGATTCGGCCTCTGAAGAACCTCAAAGACATGGTCTGA